gGCATTTGTACTTAATTGAGATTTGATTACATAACTTAGGAAACTTTTGTCAGTAATTAACTACGTAATTGTTATAAAAAAGACAATCATCCGatcaattataaatttattatacaaatGTGATTCAGtcgtaaaattttcaaatttgctaatttaatcctagaTCTTTACGAACTTCCAATGTAATTTTTTGCTCAATTTTTGCTGAAAATATTTCTATGTTGGCTGTTACGTCAGTGATCTTTGATAGtaattggtttaaaggaatatATATGAATTTTCCACAAATTTTTAGGGCTAATTTGGCACaagtgaaaagtttaagattgaatcggtatttatattataagttttaaaatttccaaaattggtAATTAGCAACTTTAAAACTCCTTGAAGCTATTTCTATTGTTGAACAAAATGAGCAATGTTGAAGTAAGCACAAATTCtagtttgaaataaaatgattgGAGAGtgtagataaataaaaaatattcaaaaaaccAATCAAATTTTGCAACTTAGTCCCATATGTCCCTTTTAGAGACAACTAGCCATAATAGTTTTAAAGAGAGGAGGAAACAGGTGAGAGAATTGCCCTAGGGTGGGAGACTGTTGTCATCCATATTCCCTTTCTATCGAGAATACAAAGATAAAAGGGAATTTGGAAACCTCACGGTGGGGAATGTAGACTCTACGTCGGAATGTGCTTGCATACCTCGGCTATCGTCAGGTAGGATGGTATAGTAGCCATCTGTGCTTAGGGTAAGTGAGGATGGGTGAAATGCCCACTACAGGGTTAACACGCCTTACGGCACTAGTTACAACCACGAGCTAACCTAGTACCTCGGTTGTAATCATCATAGATTTAAAGAGATCGTCTTTTAAAAAACTAGCCATCATAGATTTATAGAGAGACTAATTGATTAGCGATATGGAGAAGAAATAACATTTCCTATTTGTATTTTAAGCATGTCTTtcatattcaaaattattattgtaaattatctagatatataatattatttttctagggATATAAAAAAACGGTGGATTTGTATAAAAAGTATAGAATCGACATATCTTGTCTTTGAGAAGACTAAAATAacccttaaattaattttaaaattggtaaGTACAATTCTAAAAGTTAACAAATAACCAGGTTACaaggtatttatttattacaatttGAAGAATAAAGCATATGAAATTTTGCTTTATAAGCAACACTCAtgtttaattcaaattttattttaggtttatgaattatgaaaataatgtcatagcagtttttttttttttttggtcagaaacaagaaactatATTgaaccaccggccgcggtggctccactAGTTAAGACTCTACTGATCCTTAacgaagaggtgaagggttcaaaacctaGAGaaggcgctaggtgtattaagtgtgattCAGGgatggtgggtcctcctgcttaagtgtcacccAGGGTTTTTACAAAGACGGCTGTCGGGCGTAAGCCTGTTCCTCccgataccaaaaaaaaaaaaaaaaaaaaaaaagaaactatattGAAGTAGTGAAACCATTACAACCGGCAGCTATAGCATCCGCGCAAATTAGATCTATCAAatgaaaagggggaaaaacagCCCAACATTGGACAGAGGAAAAACGATCATGGGCCTTTGCAGCCCAATCAGCAGCAACATTGGCCTCCCTTCTGCAGTGCCCTAGCGAGAGATTAGGGAAATTGGAGAGCAAGGAGGCGGCTTCAAGGAAGAGAGACCGAGCTTCCCATGGCGGCTTGCGGTGACGTTGGAGGATCTCAACCACTAGGAGGCTATCAGATTCAAGGACAATCGAAGCATCTGATAAGCCATGGCTTTGTAGATGGTGAAGAGAGAAAGACACTGCTTGGATCTCGGCTTGAAGGGCAAAAGATGCagcaaaatgttttgaaaatccATCGGTAAGTCTTTCGTGATGATCTCTGCATACACACGCCATTGTGCCTTCTCGCGAGCCAAGCTGATACGACCCATCTACATTAATCTTCAAGGTACCTGGATCTGAAGGCTTCCAAAGTGTTCCCCTGCTCAGTAACAAGCAGCCCTTATGCGTTAGCGACAAAGCCATCAGACGAGATACATGAGAATCAGCTAGTGCAGCCTCAGCCACCCGAGACGGCTGAAGGCGTTCTTGTCGGAAGATGAAACCATTCCGGGCACACCAGATCTGCCAAAGAACTGAGGCCAAAGTCTCCAAACCAGGTAAGAAAGATCCAGATTTGACTAGTTAGACTATCCATTCATCTATTCTGTGAAGTTGCATAGGAGAAATCTGAATGTTGAAGCTAGGGTGCGCCCAGACCTTTTTAGTCCACGgacataacaaaaataaatggtcAAGGGTTTCAGGGATTGCTTGATCACAAAATAGACAGCACGGGTTAGTAATAATATGTCGCTGAAACAAATTAGCCCTTGTAGCAAGAGCATTCTGACAAAGTGACCATAGGAAGGCTCGAATTTTTGGGGGGGAATGCATTTTCCAAATTCTGTTACTTACTGGCTGTTGTGTTGCTGTTGTTGTGAATGAATGATAGGCAGATTTGACAGTGAAATGACCATCTTTAGTGGCAGTCCAAATAATCTGATCACTGGTAGATAATGGTCGCAGAGGATAGTGGTGATCCGGTCTATAAcctaattgtcaaaaaaatcagtAGTAGCGTGTGGCATTCCGTGTATTGGTGGATTGATCAATAAGATCAGCCACCAAAATAGGTTCTTCACGGGTTGAAGGGCCAGTTAAAATTCCAATAGGGAGCCAAGGATCACCACATATCCTGATTGATTTACCATCACCTACAGACCAACGTATGTTGGGTAGGATGGCATCCCGACCAATAAGTAGACTTTGCTAGCCCCAAGATGGGCGAGAGCCTCTGTCAACATATATAAAAGACTTGGAATGAAAATATAAACCTTTAAAAACTTTGCTCCAAAGAGATGAAGGCGATTAAGTAAACACCAAGCACGCTTGGCCAAAGATAGCTCTATTAAAGTGTATAAGATCTCTAAATCCTAAACCTCCATCCGCTTTACTTGTTTTCAGAACATCCCACCTTCTCCAATGAATTCCTGCTTTGTTTCGATCATTCGCCACCAAAATCGGGCTATACTTCTTTCAATAGATCCGCAAATAGACACAGCAACTTGAAAGTAGACATTGCATAATGAGGAATAGCCTGGATAACAGTTTTGAGTAGGATTTCTTTCCCACCCTTTGAGATTAGACTTGCTTTCCAACTCTCCAACTTAGAATGAACTCGGCTTAATATCCACGAAAACATATCTTTTTTCGAACGTCCCCAATCTGACTGTATCCCTAAGTACTTCCCACATTTGTTTAGAATAGGAACCCGAGCTCCGAAGCCAAATTCTGATGCAAACTAATTGGGCAATCTTTTCCAAAATAGATACCGATTTATTCCAATTGATTTCCTGCCCTGTTGCTAGACAATACTGTTGTAATATATTCGATAGGTTCTGGCATTTAGTAACAGTAccatcaagaaagaagatggcatcatccgcaaaaaacaaatgagttAAGGAAGGGCACCACCTATTAAGTTTAATCCCTTTAAGATGTTCAAAGCCGACAGCTTTCTTAATAAGTGTAGAAAGGAGATTAGCcaacaaaataaatagataagggGAGAGAGGATCACCCTGTCGAAGACCTCGAGAAGGGTAGAAATAACTAAGATGTTCTCCATTAAGTTTAACACGGGATGATTGGGTGGAAATACATTGCATAGTCCATTTCACCCACGTAGGATGAAAACCCAGTTTTAAGAGATAATCTTggagaaaatcccattcaaccttATCATACGCTTTCCTCATGTCCACTTTCAGAACAGCTTGATAAGTAGACCTTCCTTTCTTGATTCGAAGCTGGTGTAGAACTTCTTGAACCAGTAAAACGTTATCCTGAATTTGTCTGCCCCCCACAAAAGCCGACTGTTCCTCTGAGATAAGGTCTGGTAGGATGGGTTTTAAACGATTCGCAATAATTTTAGATATGACTTTATAAGCATAATTGCACAAACTAATAGGACGATACTAATCAAGGCTTTCCGGGTGAGGAACTTTAGGAATCAGAGCTATCAGAGTTCTGTTTAAGTAAGAGGGCATAACACCAGTAGTAAAAAACTCATGAACAACTTCAAAAAGGTCAGATTTAATAATATCCCAATGTGTCTGATAAAATAAACCACTAAGGCCATCAAGGCCTGGAGCTTTGGCTGCTCCTAATTGAAAAGTGGCCTGCTGCTGTACCTTTTCCAGGGTAACAGAAGCTATTAAACGAGTATTCATGTCCGGATTTACCAAAGGATCGCACTGAGCTAGGATAGGAGCATAATGACGACATCCTACTAAGGTATATAAAGTAGAGAAGAAAGCTGTTACCATCTCTTTCATTCGGGTAGGGTCCTACTCCCAAAAATTGTCATCATTCTTAAGCATAGTAATACGATTGCGCTGGCGGCGCTGAACAGTTGTTGCATGAAAAAAACTGGTGTTCTTGTCTCCCCATTTTAGCTAATTTAGTCTGGAACGGATAGCCCAATATTGCTCTTCACGACTCCACACCCTCTGCAGTTcttctttcaaaacttttacCTCGCCCGATCATATAAGACATTTTGTTGATTTGTAAGGTGCCGCATTTGAGCCGCAACTCATCGCCCCCGATTCTCGTTATGTGAAAATTTAGAACGGCTCCATTTTGTTAAAGCATAAGAAACTGCTTGAATTTTCCTATTGAAAGAAGGTGTCTTGTTGCGGACAGAGTTCCAGGAAGTAGTAATAATATCCCTACACTCCACATCCTGATTTCAATAGGATTCATACTTAAAATAGTGCTATCTAGAACCTCTCACTGGTGAAGTGTTAAGTATCAGAGGGCTATGATCTGAACCAACAGCGGGTAAGGCATAAACCTCAGCTCGAGGAAAACATAGTCGCCATTCTAGTGAGCACAGTGCTCGATCTAGACACTCCTTGATTAACTCATCCCCTTGACGGTTGTTTGTCCACGTAAACGCACAACCCTTAGCTTCAATTGACATTAACGAACAATCATTAAGAACAAATTGAAAGGAAGCCAACCTAGTAAAATCTATTGGTCTACCTCCATACTTTTCCCAGTGAAAAAGGATctcattaaaatcaccaatGCAGGCCCAAGGAAGAGTATTTGTAATGCTGATGTTGATGAGATCCTGCCAAACATCAAGTCTCAGACGAGCAACAATAGGGGCATGAAGACACGTGAGGCGCCAGGTAATGTTTCCTGCTACATCTTTGTACACATCATGTCAAAATAATCCGGTGTTGAACgctcaaaagaaagagaaaccgAATCATTCCATAGGACTGCTAGACCTCCTGCCAAACCTACCGGATTGTAAACACGTATATGTGAAAAGCGCAACCTAAACTACATCTGACGAAGAACAACTTCACAATTCttagtttccatcaaaaataaaagatcagGTTTTTCCTTAAGTACCAGGGCTTTTAgtgcttgaactgtcagggtattgcccaaaccctgacagttccaactgaTAAGTTTCATTTGTGATTAGGGGGCTATTGAGGGCCAGCCACCCATGCTCAACTTCCATCGCTAGGAGCTTGCGCAACTGGAGTATCCAATAATAAAGATTCATCCAGATCTTCAGGTGCGACGCTGTGTATATCATATGAGTTATACCTCTTCAGCTCTTAACAGGGCCAACTTTTGATATATGGCGAGAACTTTTCAACCTCTTGTCCTGATGAACATAATTTATATTAAGCTGAACCCCCTTCTGCTTTGCTAATGCAGGAATCAAGGCAGTATGAGAACTTCCATCCAGTTTTGATGCAGGAGGAATATCAGTTACCAAAGGCTGCAAGGAGGGAGAGGCTCCAGATGAAGGAATAGGCGGCAGCAGAGGAAGGGATGGAGCAATTGTAGGGGGAGTTTCAGGTACCACTTCTTCCACTGTATCCTCCACTTCTTTCGTTTCATAATAGAGTTTCCGGTACGGGCTATGTTCCTTGAGCTCAGCGCGCAACCATTGTCCATACGGCAACTTGTCCTCCCTAGTTAATACATCAACATTAACAGATTTCGTTGGACATGAGGTAGTATAATGCCCCAGCTTCCCGCATAGATAACAATAATGGGCAAGACGTTCATATCTAAAGTCTAGCCAAAGAGTCTTATCATTGATTCTAATCAAACGACCTGTCTGCAGAGGATGCCGAAAGTCGATTTCAACTCGGGCACGCCCTGATCTCATGGTAAATGTGTCTTGACCATCAGCCCTGACTTCCAAAACTTTCCCAACTGTCATAACTGCTTTTCTAATAATCTGTTCGGTACACAATTCCAGGGGCAGGCCAAACACTTGCACCCAAAATGTGCAAGTTGAAAAATCATAGCAATGCAGCGGTGTGTTGGGAATCCAAGGCTTAAAGACGACCAAATGACCAGAAAAAACCCAGGGTCCCCCCTCTGAAATCCGCTGTTTATCagtaagtaatttaaatttcGCTACATAGAGACCATCCTCTCTCTGAGAGATATCCACCTGTTCTGTACGCCACACATTTTTCATAATACTTTGAAAAGCCTGAAAATTGATAGGAGAATTAGCAAATACCTTGCCAATCAGAGTTAAATGGCACTCATTCAATTTCGCAGGAGTAGGCTCATCGTTCCAGACCTCCAAGTCATGAGGGGAGCACAATCGTCCCAAGCTCTTACACAAAGCAGCCAGACGAGGCGAATGTTCTTCATCAACATGTGCCATATCTACTAGAGATAGAGTGATGGCAAAACCAAACAATCGAAGAGAAAATCATCAAGTAGGAAGGCGTGGGTATGCGATAAAACTTGATAGAACAGCCGATGAACCCAAAGGAGGATCAGAATCACACATGCAAGTAGTCTGATGAGtgtccagagagagagaagcattgTGAAGACAGAGAGGAACGGTGGAGGAGAAGAGGcgaaaaagtaaagaagaggCGAAGAAGTAGAGCATATCAAAGTTGAAAGTGGAAATATTTCGAAATACTGACATGCACCGAGAAAAACAGCTGATAGAATAGAAAATCCATTGAGAAAGCCCAGGTAAAACGAAGAGATTAGGGTTTAAGATACCATAAAACCGAAAAAGAAGCTCTGCATGCGCAAGAGAAGAAACTATCCCTGATGGATAGAGAGAAAAGAGTCCAGGGTCTTGGCTTGATGAATGTCATAGTAGTTGACATGTCCAAATTTTGGGGATAGTATCATAGCAATTGAGAAGTCCCAATTTGATAGATTTTGTAGGGTTATTGTTAAATTTGCCTCTGAAGTAACAAAAAACAAACGAGTTCCCCATTATATATATGACATACGTGTTCAAAATTAATTTGTCCATCAAATTTTTTCTGCATATCAATAATTCAACGTTAAGTACATAAATTATGCATTACCTTGATAgtagatttaaaaaattaataccacgaaaaatcctaaattagtacaattatgataaatttacccccaaataatttttttaaccacaaaa
This Eucalyptus grandis isolate ANBG69807.140 chromosome 7, ASM1654582v1, whole genome shotgun sequence DNA region includes the following protein-coding sequences:
- the LOC108960903 gene encoding uncharacterized protein At4g02000-like gives rise to the protein MAHVDEEHSPRLAALCKSLGRLCSPHDLEVWNDEPTPAKLNECHLTLIGKVFANSPINFQAFQSIMKNVWRTEQVDISQREDGLYVAKFKLLTDKQRISEGGPWVFSGHLVVFKPWIPNTPLHCYDFSTCTFWVQVFGLPLELCTEQIIRKAVMTVGKVLEVRADGQDTFTMRSGRARVEIDFRHPLQTGRLIRINDKTLWLDFRYERLAHYCYLCGKLGHYTTSCPTKSVNVDVLTREDKLPYGQWLRAELKEHSPYRKLYYETKEVEDTVEEVVPETPPTIAPSLPLLPPIPSSGASPSLQPLVTDIPPASKLDGSSHTALIPALAKQKGVQLNINYVHQDKRLKSSRHISKVGPVKS